One Saccharomycodes ludwigii strain NBRC 1722 chromosome VI, whole genome shotgun sequence DNA segment encodes these proteins:
- the UGO1 gene encoding mitofusin complex protein UGO1 (similar to Saccharomyces cerevisiae YDR470C | UGO1 | UGO (Japanese for fusion)): MNNPTPPFSDFDIQQQTSRPYYNPETFNAGYVAVFKPKEGVTDPRGHTLASKLKIVQKLKQNETKSGSSSLIGGGNSSTYSLFTGIPGNLEDRSTSNASNNKSLHDLELADLLNFRTWERLSRQILNKFIRQYFRHLIQQPFDVSRLLMQVGEFDAILSNKNGDNDDLMLRKKMDHDEVLYSGQDKYNEVDAEDYEEEDVEYFLTPSSATIRDAENGNKKLLLDENNNNALSTKENRNMRVLSVVKNDEFEVDFNNDKTLKPKVVNTTDILNAIVELEGLRGLWRANHTSFVLNFLASTLDAWFTGFFSPFLSIPDPYFVDIIHSNNIQKSIILSLAASIMTGIILLPLDLIRTRLIICRLSSGDRSLRQWLKKWSWKTHFQTVPLDMMLLNVTNSVICMFFNKKLINVFLYYAFNLDQFGNTLIYSTGRFLVKVCELFIKLPLECIYRRCQVSYLCNENRSPFYISQPKHDLIIKPVPYLGILNCINFKNNSIIDLWRGWRIGFLSIVCGYGVKLLKYTDDTSLLREEKF, from the coding sequence ATGAATAACCCCACACCACCTTTTTCTGATTTTGATATTCAACAACAAACTTCAAGACCATATTACAACCCAGAGACATTTAATGCAGGATACGTGGCTGTTTTCAAACCAAAAGAGGGTGTCACGGATCCTCGCGGACATACATTGgcttcaaaattaaaaattgtacAGAAATTGAAACAAAATGAAACCAAGAGCGGCAGTAGCAGCCTAATAGGAGGTGGCAACTCTTCCACgtattctttatttacaGGAATACCAGGTAACTTAGAAGATCGTTCTACTAGTAATGCTAGCAACAACAAGTCTTTGCATGATTTAGAGCTTGCTGATCTTTTAAACTTCAGGACATGGGAAAGACTATCCAGAcaaattttgaataaatttattagaCAATATTTCCGTCATTTAATACAACAACCTTTTGATGTATCTAGACTATTAATGCAAGTCGGTGAATTTGATGCTATTCtatctaataaaaatggtgataatgatgatttaatgcttaggaaaaaaatggatCACGATGAAGTTTTATACAGTGGACAGGATAAATACAATGAAGTGGATGCTGAAGACTACGAAGAGGAGGATGTTGAATACTTTTTAACACCCAGTAGCGCAACTATCAGGGATGCAGAAAACGGCAATAAGAAATTACTTTTAGatgaaaacaacaacaatgccTTGTccacaaaagaaaatagaaatatgCGTGTGCTAAGTGttgttaaaaatgatgAATTTGAAGTAGATTTTAACAACGACAAGACCCTGAAACCAAAAGTTGTAAATACGACGGATATATTAAATGCCATAGTGGAATTGGAAGGACTAAGAGGACTATGGAGAGCCAACCACACTAGCTTTGTTTTGAATTTCTTGGCCTCCACTTTAGATGCGTGGTTTACTGGATTTTTCTCTCCGTTTTTAAGCATACCAGATCCTTATTTTGTCGATATAATTCATTCCAACAACATTCAGAAATCTATCATATTATCTTTGGCAGCTAGTATCATGACAGGTATTATCTTATTACCGTTGGATTTAATAAGGACAAGATTAATAATATGTAGATTAAGTTCTGGCGATCGCAGTTTAAGACAatggttaaaaaaatggtcTTGGAAAACCCATTTCCAAACTGTTCCACTAGACATGATGCTTTTAAATGTGACCAACAGTGTTATTTGtatgtttttcaataaaaagcTAATTAATGTGTTTCTATATTATGCTTTCAATCTGGATCAGTTTGGGAATACCTTAATTTACAGCACAGGCAGATTTTTAGTTAAAGTTTGCGaattgtttattaaattgCCATTAGAGTGTATTTATAGAAGATGCCAGGTTTCCTATCTATGCAATGAAAATAGGAGTCCATTTTATATCTCGCAGCCCAAACACGATTTGATTATTAAACCAGTACCGTATCTAGGAATATTGAAttgtattaattttaaaaacaatagtATAATTGACTTATGGAGGGGGTGGAGAATAGGATTCTTGAGTATAGTGTGTGGCTATGGTGTTAAATTGTTAAAGTATACCGATGATACTAGCTTGTTACGCGAAGagaaattttga
- the DIA4 gene encoding putative serine--tRNA ligase DIA4 (similar to Saccharomyces cerevisiae YHR011W | DIA4 | Digs Into Agar): protein MMLYRSFHINAPLNKVLRSPKFDVKNIISNLSLYTDSVKKRALVNGPELLNSLQELPKLYNDWKLQNNELSKIQTERKKLELQLYKLKGISEQGSDKFSLISALQDYKQKTKLIISRINDLNSRIHGTCEDLPNLLDASVPFDGKPKIYKMINPLAAYVPDQTRDHLEIMTKHKNLVDFANGSLVTGTSFYYLINEGAELEYALIQYSLRKAKAHGFQICIPPSVARMEIINACGFRPRDMNNEQQIYKIEKNNTGDDADEQLGLIATAEITLAGLGINKVFTNLPLKKVGVTRSYRAEAGARGKDTRGLYRVHEFSKVELFCWCKPEDSSRILQDLRDLQIEIITELGLTAQVLNMPTNDLGAPAYQKYDIEVWMPGRGTFGEVTSTSNCRDFQSRRMNSKYIDENGGQQYIHTLNGTCMAVPRVILAIVENFYNKETNTISIPKVLQPFMNNKEYI, encoded by the coding sequence ATGATGCTATATAGGTCATTTCATATAAATGCGCCCTTAAATAAAGTATTGCGATCACCCAAGTTTGAtgtgaaaaatataatatctaACTTATCACTCTACACTGATTcagtgaaaaaaagagcatTAGTCAATGGTCCTGAATTACTCAACAGCTTGCAAGAATTACCCAAATTGTATAATGACTGGAAGTTGCAAAATAATGAATTGTCCAAAATTCAGACAGAACGTAAAAAGTTGGAGTTGCAACTATACAAATTAAAGGGTATTAGTGAACAAGGATCAGACAAATTTTCACTAATATCAGCATTACAAgattataaacaaaaaacaaaattaattatcaGTAGGATTAATGATTTAAACTCTAGAATACATGGGACTTGCGAGGATTTGCCAAATCTGTTAGATGCTTCGGTTCCATTTGATGGTAAACCAAAAATCTATAAAATGATCAATCCGTTAGCAGCATATGTCCCTGATCAGACCAGGGATCATTTAGAAATCATGACCAAACACAAAAATTTAGTCGATTTTGCCAATGGTTCATTGGTTACTGGTAccagtttttattatctgaTTAATGAGGGTGCTGAGTTAGAATACGCTTTAATCCAGTATAGTTTGAGAAAGGCTAAAGCACATGGTTTCCAAATATGTATTCCTCCAAGTGTTGCAAGAATGGAAATCATAAATGCCTGTGGTTTCAGACCAAGAGATATGAACAACGAGCaacaaatttataaaattgaaaaaaataacactgGCGATGACGCTGATGAACAATTAGGGTTGATTGCAACTGCGGAAATCACTTTGGCAGGATTAGGAATCAACAAAGTGTTTACAAACTTACCATTGAAAAAAGTAGGAGTTACTAGATCATATAGGGCAGAAGCAGGTGCCAGAGGTAAAGATACTAGAGGGTTGTATAGAGTTCATGAATTCAGTAAAgttgaattattttgttggtGCAAGCCGGAAGACTCTAGTAGAATTTTACAAGATTTAAGAGACTTACAAATAGAAATCATCACTGAACTTGGCTTAACTGCACAAGTATTAAACATGCCTACTAATGATCTAGGAGCCCCAGcttatcaaaaatatgaCATTGAAGTATGGATGCCGGGTAGAGGTACGTTTGGAGAAGTTACATCTACAAGTAATTGCAGAGATTTCCAAAGCAGAAGAATGAACAGTAAATatattgatgaaaatggtGGTCAACAGTATATTCATACCTTGAACGGTACGTGTATGGCTGTACCAAGAGTTATATTAGCCATTGTAGAAAATTTCTATAATAAGGAAACGAATACAATTTCCATTCCCAAAGTTTTGCAGCCTTTTATGAATAATAAGGAGTATATTTAG
- the TRS31 gene encoding TRAPP subunit TRS31 (similar to Saccharomyces cerevisiae YDR472W | TRS31 | TRapp Subunit), with the protein MSINKNTNSSILGYDQNIGPRQTVPMEIQNDPYIISQVNNPGNIYNSQQVSNRLINYTTGKNVSLSAFMFLLSEIIIYTVQGVPSSSPGSLVEEKLKTLGYSIGIRLLELLQYRSSLPQPTRSFFGGSSSGTSNNNTNNTDNSTVNNISTLSGNITNNTNISGDLRKSSNVSGNISVSTASNATASIPYSINGNFISLLENTTAQNIQAMEKRSIKIIEILQFLHGPVWRYCFGKNSDDLVKSSERENEYMIIDNDPLISQLIAPQHCNYFICGIIQGVLDHACFPTKTITAHIMPDKENRFDNKTIYLIIFERQVIEREKV; encoded by the coding sequence ATGTccataaataaaaataccaatagCAGCATTTTAGGTTATGACCAAAATATTGGTCCACGCCAGACAGTTCCAATGGAAATACAAAATGATCCTTATATTATTTCACAAGTAAATAATCCAGGAAATATTTACAACTCACAACAAGTGTCTAATAGATTAATAAACTATACCACCGGCAAAAATGTTTCATTGTCTGCATtcatgtttttattatcagaaATCATCATATATACAGTACAAGGAGTACCTTCATCTTCTCCTGGTTCATTAGtggaagaaaaattaaaaacattagGATATAGCATTGGCATTAGATTATTAGAACTCTTACAATATAGAAGTTCGTTACCTCAACCAACGAGATCCTTCTTCGGTGGCTCAAGCAGTGGTactagtaataacaatactaataatacagATAATAGTACTGTCAATAATATCAGTACTCTTTCCGGTAAcataacaaataatacaaatatttcaGGTGATTTAAGGAAATCTTCTAATGTTTCCGGTAACATATCTGTTTCTACTGCATCTAATGCCACTGCCTCGATTCCTTATTCTATAAACGGTAATTTTATATCCCTACTGGAAAACACGACAGCGCAAAATATACAAGCcatggaaaaaagaagtattaaaattattgaaattttgCAATTTTTACATGGACCAGTATGGAGGTACTGTTTTGGTAAAAATAGTGATGATCTAGTCAAGAGTAGCGAAAGAGAGAATGAGTACATGATTATAGATAATGATCCATTAATATCGCAATTGATTGCCCCACAGCattgtaattattttatatgtGGAATTATCCAAGGCGTATTAGATCATGCGTGTTTCCCAACAAAAACCATTACAGCACATATTATGCctgataaagaaaatagatttgataacaaaacaatatatttgataatttttgaaaggCAGGTTATTGAACGTGAAAAGgtgtaa
- the RPL27A gene encoding 60S ribosomal protein eL27 (similar to Saccharomyces cerevisiae YHR010W | RPL27A | Ribosomal Protein of the Large subunit (paralog of YDR471W | RPL27B)): protein MDRFERLLCYTIGSVVVRGRYAGKKVVIVKPHDEGSKSHPFGHALVAGIERYPLKVTKKMGAKKVAKRTKIKPFVKVINYNHLLPTRYTMDVEAFKTAISTETFENPTQREEAKKVIKKAFEERHQAGKNQWFFSKLNF, encoded by the exons ATGGATCGTTTTGAGCGGTTACTATGTTATACCATTGGGT CTGTTGTTGTCCGCGGTCGTTACGCTGGTAAGAAAGTTGTCATCGTTAAACCACACGATGAAGGTTCTAAATCCCATCCATTTGGCCACGCTTTAGTTGCCGGTATTGAAAGATATCCATTAAAGGTTACCAAGAAGATGGGTGCTAAGAAGGTTGCTAAGAGAACCAAGATTAAGCCATTCGTCAAAGTTATCAACTATAACCATTTGTTGCCAACTCGTTACACCATGGATGTTGAAGCTTTCAAGACTGCTATCTCCACTGAAACTTTTGAAAACCCAACCCAAAGGGAAGAAGCTAAGAAAGTCATCAAAAAGGCTTTTGAAGAAAGACATCAAGCTGGTAAGAACCAATGGTTTTTCAGTAAATTGAACTTCTAA
- the ARD1 gene encoding peptide alpha-N-acetyltransferase complex A subunit ARD1 (similar to Saccharomyces cerevisiae YHR013C | ARD1 | ARrest Defective) yields the protein MPITIRRATIDDILAMQNANLTNLPENYMLKYYMYHILSWPEASFVASTTDIGTNNNTSDVLNIKLDPQYVRSGEKIVGYVLAKMNDDPEAKEEDKATGHITSLSVMRTYRRMGIAEKLMRQALFALKEVYHADKVSLHVRKSNLAALHLYQKTLEFEVLNVESSYYQDGEDAYAMRKILKLDELLPSNFQRSELVDDLESDLLA from the coding sequence ATGCCCATAACAATCAGAAGAGCCACAATTGATGATATCCTGGCAATGCAAAATGCCAATCTAACTAATTTGCCAGAAAATTACatgttaaaatattatatgtaTCATATATTATCATGGCCTGAAGCTTCATTTGTTGCAAGTACTACAGATATAGGCACAAACAACAATACTTCGGATGTTTTAAATATCAAATTAGACCCTCAATATGTTAGGAGTGgagaaaaaattgttggTTATGTATTAGCTAAAATGAACGATGATCCAGAAGCTAAGGAGGAAGATAAGGCCACAGGGCATATAACATCCCTAAGTGTCATGAGAACGTATAGAAGAATGGGTATTGCTGAGAAATTAATGAGACAAGCATTATTTGCATTAAAAGAAGTTTATCATGCCGATAAAGTTTCGTTGCACGTAAGAAAAAGTAATCTTGCTGCTTTACatttatatcaaaaaacTTTGGAATTTGAAGTGTTAAATGTGGAAAGTTCATATTACCAAGATGGAGAAGACGCCTATGCGATgagaaaaattttaaagttgGATGAATTGCTTCCAAGTAATTTCCAAAGAAGTGAGTTAGTGGACGATTTGGAAAGTGATTTACTGgcatga
- a CDS encoding uncharacterized protein (similar to Saccharomyces cerevisiae YHR014W | SPO13 | SPOrulation)), with protein MAPLINNTFPELQRVTKKKLQKNKNIVALKPKSHKKELSLKASTIKFTESPLKSKSTNIIKNKIQENGNNHSKEATSIKDNPNRDANKYKVTKAKTTYNTMDKGKKTGSNNDRYTSLKKYVRTVEANIEKENSNNNNNKLSETNIQNNEKYFFHADDFGNSHGVSYDSKKELSVNDFDQPPQSTSTPTNSACTNFYYTSTSNTDMPNNFIHNKSAKSRCYLDTHSQPLQIQLHNTNSNTDNRFPGFEPFDNPHSQYYYGKNSNIKNIVPLQYKELIPRPPVIAAPNQLYLNAINPNTPCPVRIAHQEYNNANNSNNLKFNNYEDDEVISYYSSGGEATIDHSI; from the coding sequence atggcaccattaattaataacacTTTTCCAGAATTGCAACGtgttactaaaaaaaaacttcaaaaaaacaaaaatattgtagctttaaaaccaaaatcCCATAAAAAAGAGTTGTCTTTAAAAGCATCAACCATAAAATTTACAGAATCACCTTTAAAATCTAAATCtactaatattataaaaaacaaaattcaagaaaatggaaataatCATTCCAAAGAAGCAACTTCAATTAAAGATAATCCAAATAGAGATgctaataaatataaagttACTAAAGCAAAAACAACTTACAATACAATGGACAAAGGCAAAAAAACTGGTTCAAATAATGATAGATACActtctttgaaaaaatatgttcGAACAGTTGAAGCCAAcatagaaaaagaaaatagtaataataataataataaattgtcAGAAACTAACatacaaaataatgaaaaatatttttttcacgCTGATGATTTTGGAAACAGTCACGGAGTTAGTTATGATAGCAAAAAAGAACTAAGCGTTAATGATTTCGATCAACCCCCTCAATCAACCTCAACACCAACAAACTCTGCATGCaccaatttttattatacgTCAACTTCTAATACAGATATgccaaataattttattcataataaaagtGCCAAAAGCCGCTGCTATTTAGATACCCACAGCCAGCCATTGCAAATACAGTTGCACAACACAAATAGTAATACAGATAATCGTTTTCCAGGATTTGAACCCTTTGATAATCCTCATTcgcaatattattatggcAAAAACAGCAATATCAAGAACATTGTACCTCTGCAATATAAAGAATTAATACCACGACCACCAGTAATAGCAGCACCAAACCAGTTATATTTAAACGCAATAAATCCTAATACCCCATGCCCAGTACGTATTGCACATCAAGAGTATAACAATGCTAATAACAGCAATAacttaaaatttaataattatgaagatgatgaggTAATATCTTATTATAGCAGTGGAGGAGAAGCCACAATCGATCATagtatttga
- the SDC1 gene encoding Sdc1p (similar to Saccharomyces cerevisiae YDR469W | SDC1 | Set1c homologue of Dpy30 from C.elegans) — protein MTENLITGSNTESENNSANEETSKAKELKVVIKEEVVVEEKNTTSNTVTVDSVNSHNNNGNTHNTNSSTALNDDTYAVDITQTVGGSNVRRYLNETITPTLLKGVRLVAQQQPSDPLRFLGEYLINESEIIGKK, from the coding sequence ATGACAGAAAACTTGATTACTGGATCTAACACAGAATcagaaaataatagtgCGAATGAAGAAACAAGCAAGGCAAAAGAGTTAAAAGtagtaataaaagaagaagtgGTGGTGGAGGAGAAAAACACCACATCGAATACAGTTACTGTTGATTCTGTAAATTcacataataataatggtaacaCTCACAATACGAATAGTAGCACAGCCCTCAATGATGACACCTATGCCGTAGATATTACACAAACAGTTGGTGGCTCAAATGTACGGAGATACTTAAATGAAACCATCACTCCtactttattaaaaggCGTTAGATTAGTAGCTCAACAGCAGCCAAGCGACCCCTTAAGATTTCTAGGcgaatatttaataaacgAGTCTGAAATCATTGGGAAGAAGTGA
- the VPS29 gene encoding retromer subunit VPS29 (similar to Saccharomyces cerevisiae YHR012W | VPS29 | Vacuolar Protein Sorting) produces MLILTLADAHIPDRAIIVLVGNCTKSQDFLSFLKNRVCDNIIPIKGEFDYDQSIPMNNVITRGNFKIGLCSGYTIVPKNDPLCLLTMARQIDTDIIVWGGTHNVEAFTLEDKFFINPGSCTGAFNSDWVWEEEPIDDDTNTNTNITVQQKSDEIEKDTIKEEEEEVKNESVTEEERKSEIEDKSGKDEASTTEQENQNLENTKKDTLSSDSDQKDEDEFENGLSSMPSFCLLDIQNNTCTVYIYTLVDNEVKVDKVKYEKS; encoded by the exons ATGTTGATTTTAACATTAGCTGATGCCCATATACCAGATAGAGCAATT ATAGTGTTGGTTGGTAATTGTACCAAATCACAAGATTTCTTgagttttttaaaaaatagagTTTGCGATAACATTATTCCAATCAAGGGAGAATTTGATTATGACCAGTCTATACCAATGAATAATGTAATAACACGCggtaattttaaaataggGTTATGCAGTGGTTATACAATTGTACCCAAAAATGATCCTTTGTGTTTGTTAACAATGGCACGTCAAATTGACACGGACATCATTGTTTGGGGAGGTACACATAATGTAGAAGCTTTTACGTTGGAAGATAAGTTTTTCATAAATCCTGGCAGCTGTACAGGTGCATTCAATTCTGATTGGGTTTGGGAAGAGGAACCTATTGATGATGATACTAATACCAACACTAACATTACTGTGCAGCAGAAGAGTGATGAAATAGAGAAAGATACAATAAAAgaggaggaagaggaagtGAAAAATGAGAGTGTTactgaagaagaaagaaagtcAGAAATAGAGGATAAATCGGGAAAGGATGAGGCATCAACAACAGAACAAGAAAACCAAAATCTagaaaatacaaaaaaagataccCTTTCAAGTGACAGTGACCaaaaagatgaagatgaatttgaaaatggGTTGAGCAGTATGCCtagtttttgtttattggATATTCAGAACAACACATGCACCGTATATATCTATACACTTGTTGACAACGAGGTTAAAGTAGATAAAGTTAAGTATGAAAAGTCTTAA
- the TLG1 gene encoding Tlg1p (similar to Saccharomyces cerevisiae YDR468C | TLG1 | T-snare affecting a Late Golgi compartment), with protein MSDPYNNALNNEEDPFYQVLKDLQEQLNDIIANRQLLDSESLEDINETIQDLENSVHVLESSGIYSTNTEILKRKNKINDLKNTLQHIQTQTDYTNTAKNTENNYTQDLDNQKQQLFGNSSHSNRIDDNIPEYENNYDATDDKNNSESHFQMMQQEMLKEQDTHLENIHKTMQNLRLQANTMGQELEDQSYLLNDLDQNVDTVMGKLNRGRRQLEWVYEKNKEKYNDICIVLLIVVLIILLIVAFIA; from the coding sequence ATGTCTGATCCTTACAATAATGCATTGAATAATGAGGAGGACCCATTCTACCAAGTTTTAAAGGATTTACAAGAACAACTAAATGATATAATTGCTAATCGTCAGTTGTTAGATTCCGAATCACTCGAAGATATTAATGAAACAATTCAAGATTTGGAAAATAGTGTGCATGTGTTAGAATCTAGTGGTATCTATAGTACTAACACCGAAATattgaaaaggaaaaataaaattaatgatttgaaaaatactTTACAACATATACAAACACAAACAGATTATACAAATACTGCCAAAAATACggaaaataattatactCAGGATCTTGATaatcaaaaacaacaactatTTGGTAATTCTTCCCATTCTAATAGAATAGATGATAATATTCCAGAATATGAGAATAATTATGATGCCACtgatgataaaaacaaCTCTGAATCACACTTCCAAATGATGCAACAAGAAATGCTAAAGGAGCAAGATACACACttagaaaatatacataaaaCCATGCAGAATTTACGTCTGCAGGCAAACACCATGGGCCAGGAGTTAGAAGATCAAAGTTATTTGTTAAATGATTTAGACCAAAATGTAGATACAGTAATGGGCAAACTAAACAGAGGACGGAGGCAGTTGGAATGGGTGTACGAAAAGaataaggaaaaatataatgatatttGTATAGTCTTATTGATAGTTGTATTAATTATCTTATTAATTGTGGCATTTATAGCGTAA